In the genome of Oncorhynchus mykiss isolate Arlee chromosome 30, USDA_OmykA_1.1, whole genome shotgun sequence, the window TACGAAGAAAATAGTGTGGAACTTTGGATATGGAACCAGTGTGCTTGACAGGTGTTGCACCATCTtgtacaaaacaatatcccattagCAAAGAAAGCTATGGCCGCTACTAAAATATTGGAGGCTCTTAACATCATCATACAATGTGGCACACCATGTAATCCAGCTACTCTGATGCTTCCTCCATAAACCACACCACTTGAACACGACTTTTGTGAGTTGGTTTTGGATCAACTCTCTGATGGGTTTATTAAGAGTAATCCATTGGAAAACCCTGAGTTTATCTTATACACAGACGGTTCAAGCATTGTGGAGGGGGTGTGAGGAAGGCAGGCTGGGCAGTTACTACTGTTGGGTCCTGAGgatatgaaatatacttattcatgtcactgagggagagaggataatgtataacatttacattatgtcagaatatgttattgttagccatcagggatcctATGGGAGGGATCCACTGGGAGGACACAGTCTGGTACCAGGCACCATGACAGCCGTGAGTTGGAGAGGAGTGAGCACTTGGggtagaggtcaggtcagatgaagtgaggaagaacagatatcactaaggttctgtctagcaacagagatgcattggctgttcagatgtgtaggaggagactcaggaggaagggttaaatatcagtgcttgtgtgaaatgtcattgtctaatgcagctgtattgatccTCTGGGAATAATTCAACTTGGTTAAGCTTTGATAGTGTCCGTTGAGTTTTTTTATcctgagaattagaacctaacactaCAATGGACAATGTGATAGTGACAGGCACGTTAGATTTAAGAAAATCAGACGTTCACTTTATGAGTGACACAATGTTTAACTATTGCATACAACTCTCTAATGTAGTAGCGGAAGCAGACAGACAAGTATAAGAGGCGTGGGGAATAAGTCCCGAGGGGGGACATGACGTAGTACCAGGACAGTGGGTGatggtaaaaaaatatttaacagaGACATTAGGGCCAAAATGGGAAGGTCCTTATCACGTTCTGCTCATAACGAGGTCAGCAGTAAAAGTCCATGGAAAATCACGATGGATATTATGTCACTCATTGCAAGGTTGTCCATGTTGATGACAAAGCGGAGCCTGGAGAATAAAGAACTGATTGATTAGCAATCGGGGGCCAATCTCGGGTGAAGAAGCATAGTAAGATGATCAGAACCTGATATGCTTCTATGTTGTACACCGCAGTCATCATATTAGGGATATCTAGGTGAAATGGCCAACATCTTCCTGAAATCGGGACATGCTTACTTAGGGAAATCACTGGTGAAGTGTTCACTAGAGAAGTCCTTATCAACCAGTGGAACGGAAGAAGAATTAGAAAGGAAGATTTCCTCACTACCGGCAGACTTTCAGAACATAatttctaatagttatctatgtgggactgataccagtgtggaagagcggATCACATTTAAAGGACTTGGTAAATGATTACCTTGCCAATAGGACGATTGAATATTATGGTCTTGTAGACAATTTAATTTTTTGGAGTTTCCTCCTAATACAGGATGTGGTAGGAATCGTAAGGGACATCCATCATTACACCGGTTAATACTTATTTTTTTATAACTTTGTTTGAAATCTATTTCTTATTGTAACAGCAAGTAAAATATGCCCTTTGTGTTATAGAAATGCAAGGTGTTTAATGTGAATGATTTTATGCATACTGCTAATGTGTTTTAAACTGTATGTTTTTCAAAAATTATTTTCTATAAAGACATTaagtatatttatttttaaaatggtcTAGGGGGATTGtaagaatattttgaagataaatacacaacacagAGGACGAGGTCAAGAGTACTAAAAGTCAATAGAGTACTAAAAGTCaatagagtactaatggtcaatatGGAATTATCAATAGAAATAGATGgttttcagttcaacatctgttaGGAATGTCAGTCCTGAACTCATAGCTATGTGTGGCACGTTCTCATTGGTCCAACCTGAAATAGgttacttgttatttggccattggcccagttttattgcaaggaattctaattggcCAACAacaggctagggctgggttataaaactacatcctgtccctttgttctgtggagagaatcactgaggacagggaagGAACGACCATCTAACATCTACCTCTCAGCATAAAATATATGATTTAtcctctttgaataaacctattttcctccccctgatttgctaTAGGGTTTGTGTTATTaaagaataacatcaactgctaacagcTCCAAAAGTGAAAACCCTGTACAGCAGAGCAGGCGCCACTAcaggcaggctcaatcaaacactgaaagtatttgaaagaaaacgaATACGatatgaacccaggtctgtttgtgaTAAGGACTATCTGATGGATTATATGGTTTTACCAGTGTAGGAGAGACCCCAGCTGTCGTCATCTTTCCCCAACAGGCTGCAGAAGGTATGTCTGTACTTATCCAGGTTGACGTCACAGGTTCCGATGCCTACCATCTACACAACATCGAAGAGTCTTCATTCAACATGTTCACCTTAACCACATAACATCAAAATAGAACAGTAATCAACATGCTCACCATTATACAACATGCAAAAGGTTCACAAAATAAGCTCTAGGAAAGAGAAACCACTAAACTTCCTAAGGTCTTACAAGACTAAGCACCAACCcccagcagaggaggctggtaaaAGAGAGAAATcagaggacaggctcatagtaatggctggaattgaatgaatgaatgaatgaaaactATTCCATTACAATGTGCCCGGCCTCCAATTTAAAGTGACACCTGTCTCCACTGATCCTCATAATGCTGTCTCCTGAGTAATGATGGGCAGAGCCTCACCATATCTGTCCCGTACACTGGTGATGTCATCTTGATCTCCCAGAAGTGCTGTCCATCTGCCAGCTCCTTGGAGCCTCTTATGGCTGCTGTGCCGCAGCTGTACTCCGTGTGGAAGTTGACTTTGCGGTTGTCGCAGGTCATCAACGTGGCCGTGGAGCGGTTACTATCGTCCCACACCCAGTCGAAGTCTGCAATGTCAGGAGGTCAGTGGATCAAATGACAGTTGACTTCCAACATTTCAGACACTTAAGATATTTTAATAAGCAAATAATGGTGAGAGCTTCACTTTTGGGAACTCCCTGATACAGCATGGGCATGAAACATAAGAAAATCCTCAGAAACAGTGTGAAATacctgaaatacagtgccttgcaaaagtattcggcccccttgaactttgcgaccctttgccacatttcaggcttcaaacataaagatataaaactgtttttttgtgaagaatcaacaagtgggacacaatcatgaagtggaacaacatttattggatatttcaaacttttttaacaaatcaaaaactgaaaaattgggcgtgcaaaattattcagcccccttaagttaatactttgtagtgcacttttttgctgcgattacagctgtaagtcgcttggggtatgtctctatcagttttgcacatcgagagactgacattttttcccattcctccttgcaaaacagctcgagctcagtgaggttagatggagagcatttgtgaacagcagttttcagttctttccacagattctcgattggattcaggtctggactttgacttggccattctaacacctggatatgtttatttttgaaccattccattgtagattttgctttatgttttggatcattgttttgttggaagacaaatctccgtcccagtctcaggtcttttgcagactccatcaggttgttccagaatggtcctgtatttggctccatccatcttcccatcaattttaaccatcttccctgtccctgctgaagaaaagcaggcccaaaccatgatgctgccaccaccatgtttgacagtggggatggtgtgttcagctgtgttgcttttacgccaaacataacgttttgcattgttgccaaaaagttcaattttggcttcatctgaccagagcaccttcttccacatgtttggtgtgtctcccaggtggcttgtggcaaactttaaacaacactttttatggatatctttaagaaatggctttcttcttgccactcttccataaaggccagatttgtgcaatatacgactgattgttgtcctatggacagagtctcccacctcagctgtagatctctgcagttcatccagagtgatcatgggcctcttggctgcatctctgatcagtcttctccttgtatgagctgaaagtttagagggacggccaggtcttggtagatttgcagtggtctgatactccttccatttcaatattatcgcttgcacagtgctccttgggaggtttaaagcttgggaaatctttttgtatccaaatccggctttaaacttcttcacaacagtgtatcggacctgcctggtgtgttccttgttcttcatgatgctctctacgcttttaacggacctctgagactatcacagtgcaggtgcatttatacggagacttgattacacacaggtggattgtatttatcatcattagtcatttaggtcaacattggatcattcagagatcctcactgaacttctggagagagtttgctgcactgaaagtaaaggggctgaataattttgcacgcccaattcttcagtttttgatttgttaaaaaagtttgaaatatccaataaatgttgttccacttcacaattgtgtcccacttgttgttgattcttacacaaaaaatacagttttatatctttgtttgaagcctgaaatgtggcaaaaggttgcaaagttcaagggggccgaatactttcgcaaggcactgtacctgaagggactacctgaacttgacCTATAAAAAGCGCTCACTTTTCCActtcaaaacgttttgctacggtgtgcccttCTGAACACAACCCTAGTTCCCCACCCTGCCCCTCCAGTCCTCACCCTGGTCTTCCTCTCCACAGTGGCAGTCTTTGATGCGGTGGAAGCCCCGGAGATGTGGGTTGTAGCTGGGCTCGGCCTGGGAGTCGCAGGTGCAGTACGACTCTCCGGTAACGGGCACGGCACTGGGGACCGGTGGCACCACGGGATGGTAGTCTGGCTCAGAGTCTGAGTCACTGTACTGCAGAGGCCACAAACAGTACATAACAGTGCTCAAATATGTCAGCTGTACTTGACTGCGCTTTTCTGGCACAGTCTATATCACAGGtgccaaactcattccacggaagGCCAATTGTCTGCGgattttcgctcctcccttgtacttgattgatcaaCTTGCCTTAGGTCCCTCATttgttaggaactcccctcacctggttgtctaggtcttaattggacACAAACTGAAAGGAAATAACAAAAACCAGAAGACAATCTTCTCTCTATGGAATGAGTTTCACACCCCTGGACTACGTCCGTCACAAACCGACCCTTACCTGTAAGCGTTCATAGCCCCACTCTTCACTTTCTGAGGACAGTACCAGCGCCCGGGAATCAGCATCTCGCCGTAGTCCACTCCACACGTAACGCCATGCCCGGCTGTTCCTGCTCCGCCTTGACATTGCAGCAGGACACCTGGGGGAGGGAGGAGTCAGGAGAGTCAGAGTTGGGTGGACAAAggttgcatccaaaatggcaccctattcagtgcattacttttgaccagagccctatgagctcCAGAAGTTGACATTTTACAATGTAGACAAAAatgtgatatacagtgcattcggaaagtattcagaccccttgactttttccacatttggttacgttacagccttattctaaaatgtattaaatagtttccccccccccccccccccccctcaatctacacacaatgccccatgatgacaaagcaaaaaacggtagttttttgcaaaaaaaatttataactgaaatatcacatttataagTATTCAGTATTataagaccctttactcagtactttgagaGCCCCGACGATCGATCTGAACATTAACACGCATCACTTGCGGTACGGTTAtggaagcataaggaccttatATTTCATATCAgtaagaaataataaaaaaatttaaaaataataCATTGATACACATACACCTTTATAGGGTTAGTGTCCCCACACCGCCATCTCCATGTTACAGAGTGTGTTTACGGAAGACAGAATGAAGAGCTCCTTTGCTAATTAGCAGGCTCCTAACCTGTGTGTAACGGAAGAAGGCCGCCAGAAatgtgttgtcactgaaaaacaaTGTTGGCTGCAACTGCGATAAACCTGGTTAAAACAGTGTATActttgcatttgtgaaattatatTGATGAGATATAGAACCATAATCGCAATTTAGAATTAATTCACGTTTAGATAAGAGTATTTCACTGCCAGAGCCAGTCTACCTCTGAAGATACTGGATCATAAAAGGTCCTTGGACCGCAACGATACGCTCCTTATTAACCTCTAAAGGTCTaagccagggatcatcaactagattcagctgtgggctgattttttcttgagtggatttgtagactgcaaaaattcgctagctagctaaccaacaaccgTAAccatgtatttgagagacaacaggtgctcattgtgcaaatgtatccacgttttcaataaacattggaaaCAAAATACAGttaacatgttgtcaacaatctaagccaaccctgtctgttttgcctcTTAGTTATGCACGCgttggttttgttgctaaaccgTTAGGACTCTACAGACTCATGTTTTTGTGAAAAGactgattttctggatttctcttggtctgacaaacagtGATGTAGCTCTGCCACATTCCACAGCAGATGCAAAGGCCGACATAGGCGGATCTGGTGGATTGAgccaatgaaaaaaaaaaaaaaaacgcaaaGACAGATTTATGGGGACATTTTAATTATGTTAAACTGATGCACGGGTGCATCAATCAATTAGGGGGTTAAGAGTACATCTTGGGCTAACTGATGCCTAGCCTTGCTACACCATCAATTATGGATAAATGAAGATCTCCTACTCAGGCCATTTACCATTTAAACAAATTGTTACAGTTCCGGTCTGCTTAAGGGGCACCAATGCAATGGATAGaagaatgagacagatatttcaccggatgtataaatgtgacgCATCCAGTTGGCGTTTCCAcaccaccaaatatggtgatgagaggaagcccagtggcctgCATGCAGTgtgagaagatggagagagatggatttTGGCAGTCATTCTGCTAATTCTCAttgattaaacatttgatctccagTTCCATTTCAAAAACGAAAATCTGTAACAAACAGTGGACTGTGTTTtttagactttaccctttgccaaagtttaaAAAATGGGCGAATATAGTTATTGCACACGCACTTCACAGCGTAgacgttccctaacggaaatatgcaaataaaatgATAGAACGCACCAATAGGTTCTCACTAGCTTGTGCTtggttctgcccactatgattatTTTGCTCCATTTGGAAAATTAGTGGTCGAAAGGAGTAGACTCTTGCTCGACTCCAAAAACACACTGAAACGGATGCGCACAGACACCATCTCATTGTTGCAGTCCTACTAGGAAGAATACATTTAGAGGACATGAGCATGAAGTTGCCCACTTGCCTATAAAAGGCCTATTTTGTTTGAATATAGAAGGCGATGTGTAGTAACAAAAATATTTCAGTGATATTCCTGCTGTGTGCAGCCTTGATGTGTCCCATGATGCAGCGCACTTTGCTGATAAACCTGTTCTTTGCCATGTTATAGCTCTATTCGGTCAGGTATTACCAGAGAGGATGTTTCATCTTCCTTCTCTGCAGCATTGCCATGTTCACGGTTTTCCCGCCATATTTGGCTACTTTATAACCTAAGTTGTGGGTGAAAATGTATTGGCCATGGTCGCAGGTTTCTGGGCAATTTCTAAGTTGCACCGCGGCCACCATTTTGCTtagaaaaatatacagtaccattcagaagtttggacacacctactcattcaagggtttttctttattttctacattgtagatgtagtgaagacatcaaaactatgaaataccacatatggaatcatgtagtaaccaaaaaaagtgttaaaccaaatatattttatattcttcaaagtagccaccctttgccttgcccTTTGCTTCTCACACTCTTGGccttttctcaaccagcttcacctggaatgcttttccaacagtcttgaagaaattcccacatatgctgagcacttgttggctgctattccttcactctgcggtccaactcatcccaaaccatctcaattgggttgaggtcgggggattgtggaggccaggtcatctgatgcagcactccatcactctccttcttggtaaaatagcccttaccacagcctggaggtgtgttgggtcatagtcctgctgaaaaacaaatgatagtcccactaagagcaaaccagatgggatggcttatctctgcaggatgctgtggtagccattctgattaaatgtgccttgaattctaaataaatcagtgtcaccagcaaagcacccccacctcatcacacctcctccatgcttcatggtgggaaccacacatgcagagatcctccATTCACCTACTTTGCATCTCTCAAAGACAAGGCAAttagaatctaaaatctaatttgaactcatcagaccaaaggacacatttccaccggtctaacgtccattgcttggcccaagcaagtctctactttttattggtgtcctttagtattggtttctttgcagcaactcaaccacgaaggcctgattcacgcagtctcctctgaacagttgatgttgagatgtgtctattacttgaactctgaagcatttatttgggctgcaatttctgaggatggtaactctaatgaacttatcctctgcagcagaggtaactctgggtcaacctttcctgtggcggtcctcatgagagccagttttatcatagcgcttgatggttattgaaatgttccagattgactgaccttcaagtcttaaagtaatgatggactgttgttctctttgcttatttcagttgttcttgccataatatggacttggtcttttaccaaataggcttacagtggggcaaaaaagtatttagtcagccaccaattgtgcaagttctcccacttaaaaagatgagaggcctgtaattttcatcataggtacacttcaactatgacagacaaaattagaaaaaaaatccagaaaatcacattgtaggatttttaatgaatatatttgcaaattatggtggaaaataagtatttggtcacctacaaacaagcaagatttctggctctcagacCTCACAGACTTtttgatatagggggcgctcttaatTTTTTGATAAAacaacgttcccgttttaaacaagatattttgtcacaaagatgctcgactatgcatataattgacagctttggaaagaaaacactgacgtttccaaatctgcaaagatattgtctgtgagtgccacagaactgatgctacaggcaaaaccaagatgaaatttcaaacaggaagtgcccccagattttgaaggcgctgtgtttcaatgagtccttatatggctgtgtatgggtcacgaatgagcttagactttctgtcgtttccccatagtgtcgacagcattgtgacgtatttgtaggcatatcattggaagattgaccattttacactacatataccaggtggtcgcttggtgtccttcgtcgcaattattgcgtaatctccagctgcatgtatttttctgtttgcttccgaGGAGAAACTCAACTGCCacaaatgatttatcatcgaatagatatgtgaaaacaccttgaggattgattctaaacgtttgccatgtttctgtcgatattatggagttaatttggaaaaaggtttagcgttgtaatgactgaattttcgggtttttttcttagccaaatgtgatgaacaaaacggagctttTTCTCCttcacaaataatctttttggaaaaaaataacatttgctatctaactgagagtctcctcattgaaaacatccgaagttcttcaaaggtaaatgattttatttgaatgcttttcttgtttttgtgaaaatgttgcctgctgaatgctaggcttaatgctatgctaactatcaatactcttacacaaatgcttgtgtagctatggttgaaaagcatattttgaaaatctgagatgacagtgttaacaaaaggctaagcttgtgagtgaatatttctttcatttcatttgcgattttcatgaatagttaacgttgcgttatggtaatgagcttgaggctatgattacgctcccggatacgagTTTGCGCGACGCAAGAagttaagaggctcctctgtcctccactcgttacctgtattaatggcacctgtttgaacttgttatcagtataaaagacacctgtccacaacctcaaacagtcacactccaaactccactatggccaagaccaaagagctgtcaaaggacaccagaaacaaaattgtagacctgcaccaggctgggaagacaatctgcaataggtaagcagcttggtttgaagaaatcaactgtgggagcaattattaggaaatggaagacatacaagaccactgataatctctctcgatctgggactccacgcaagatctcaccccgtggggtcaaaatgatcacaagaacggtgagcaaaaatcccagaaccacacgcgGGGACCTagagaatgacctgcagagagctgggaccaaagtaacaaagcctaccatcagtaacacactacgccgccagggactcaaatcctgcagtgccagacgtgtccccctgcttaagccag includes:
- the LOC110521925 gene encoding SPRY domain-containing SOCS box protein 3 isoform X1, encoding MVILCTATRCPAAMSRRSRNSRAWRYVWSGLRRDADSRALVLSSESEEWGYERLQYSDSDSEPDYHPVVPPVPSAVPVTGESYCTCDSQAEPSYNPHLRGFHRIKDCHCGEEDQDFDWVWDDSNRSTATLMTCDNRKVNFHTEYSCGTAAIRGSKELADGQHFWEIKMTSPVYGTDMMVGIGTCDVNLDKYRHTFCSLLGKDDDSWGLSYTGLLHHKGDKVNFSSRFGQGSIIGVHLDTWHGTLTFFKNRKCIGVAATELQNKHFYPMACSTAAKSSMKVIRSCFTPTSLQYLCCARLRKLLPECPDTLSVLPLPPGLRHLLHNKLGWVLRLNNGLLGAAGRGGLGSHLPPTPPLAGALSSESDDSEGCSSDPEACQRKRCRWT
- the LOC110521925 gene encoding SPRY domain-containing SOCS box protein 3 isoform X3, which gives rise to MVILCTATRCPAAMSRRSRNSRAWRYVWSGLRRDADSRALVLSSESEEWGYERLQYSDSDSEPDYHPVVPPVPSAVPVTGESYCTCDSQAEPSYNPHLRGFHRIKDCHCGEEDQDFDWVWDDSNRSTATLMTCDNRKVNFHTEYSCGTAAIRGSKELADGQHFWEIKMTSPVYGTDMMVGIGTCDVNLDKYRHTFCSLLGKDDDSWGLSYTGVAATELQNKHFYPMACSTAAKSSMKVIRSCFTPTSLQYLCCARLRKLLPECPDTLSVLPLPPGLRHLLHNKLGWVLRLNNGLLGAAGRGGLGSHLPPTPPLAGALSSESDDSEGCSSDPEACQRKRCRWT
- the LOC110521925 gene encoding SPRY domain-containing SOCS box protein 3 isoform X2; translation: MSRRSRNSRAWRYVWSGLRRDADSRALVLSSESEEWGYERLQYSDSDSEPDYHPVVPPVPSAVPVTGESYCTCDSQAEPSYNPHLRGFHRIKDCHCGEEDQDFDWVWDDSNRSTATLMTCDNRKVNFHTEYSCGTAAIRGSKELADGQHFWEIKMTSPVYGTDMMVGIGTCDVNLDKYRHTFCSLLGKDDDSWGLSYTGLLHHKGDKVNFSSRFGQGSIIGVHLDTWHGTLTFFKNRKCIGVAATELQNKHFYPMACSTAAKSSMKVIRSCFTPTSLQYLCCARLRKLLPECPDTLSVLPLPPGLRHLLHNKLGWVLRLNNGLLGAAGRGGLGSHLPPTPPLAGALSSESDDSEGCSSDPEACQRKRCRWT